ACACTATTTATCTTCATGCAGTTAAAAATCTCCAAACACACATATTATACAAACCCTGAGCCTTCTTTAACTAAATCACTAAAACATTCAGCCCCTTGAGAAACAAAATGAACGAAAATTTATTCGCCTCTTTCATTACCCCTACAATAATAGGACTACCTATTGTTATTCTAATTATTATATTTCCCACTATTCTATTTCCTTCCTCAAGCCGCCTGGTTGCGAATCGACTAATTGTAATTCAACGATGACTCCTCCACCTAACATCAAAACAAATGATGGCAATCCACAGTCAAAAAGGACAAACCTGAACCCTTATACTAATATCACTAATTATATTTATTGGGTCTACAAATTTACTCGGTCTCCTACCCCATTCTTTTACACCCACTACTCAACTGTCAATAAACCTAGGAATGGCTATTCCACTATGAGCAGGCACAGTAATCCTTGGCTTTCGATACAAAACTAAAGCCTCCCTTGCACATTTTCTTCCACAAGGCACTCCTATTCCCCTTATTCCTATACTAGTTATTATCGAAACAATTAGCCTGTTTATTCAACCGATAGCTCTAGCAGTTCGATTAACAGCAAATATCACCGCAGGGCACCTCTTAATTCACCTCATTGGAGGAGCAACCCTAGCACTTATAAGCATTAGCACTGCAACTGCACTAGTCACATTCATTATTCTTATTTTATTGACTATCCTAGAATTTGCCGTAGCCCTCATCCAAGCTTACGTCTTTACACTCCTAGTCAGCCTATACTTACATGATAATGCCTAATGACCCACCAAACCCACGCATATCACATAGTAAACCCCAGCCCTTGGCCTCTTACAGGAGCCTTATCTGCACTACTATTAACCTCAGGGTTAATTATATGATTCCACTTTAACTCAACGCCCCTTCTATTACTAGGCCTGACAACAAACCTCTTAACAATATATCAATGATGACGTGATGTCGTCCGAGAAGGAACGTTCCAAGGCCACCATACGCCCGTTGTTCAAAAAGGACTTCGCTATGGAATAATCCTGTTTATTGTCTCAGAAGTATTTTTCTTCGCAGGTTTCTTTTGAGCCTTTTATCACTCAAGCCTAGCCCCCACCCCAGAATTGGGT
The nucleotide sequence above comes from Saccopteryx leptura mitochondrion, complete genome. Encoded proteins:
- a CDS encoding ATP synthase F0 subunit 8, which translates into the protein MPQLDTSTWFITILSMIITLFIFMQLKISKHTYYTNPEPSLTKSLKHSAPWETKWTKIYSPLSLPLQ
- a CDS encoding ATP synthase F0 subunit 6, with protein sequence MNENLFASFITPTMMGLPIVILIIMFPTILFPSSSRLVANRLIVIQRWLLHLTSKQMMAIHSQKGQTWTLMLMSLIMFIGSTNLLGLLPHSFTPTTQLSMNLGMAIPLWAGTVILGFRYKTKASLAHFLPQGTPIPLIPMLVIIETISLFIQPMALAVRLTANITAGHLLIHLIGGATLALMSISTATALVTFIILILLTILEFAVALIQAYVFTLLVSLYLHDNA